Proteins encoded in a region of the Zea mays cultivar B73 chromosome 2, Zm-B73-REFERENCE-NAM-5.0, whole genome shotgun sequence genome:
- the LOC111590836 gene encoding uncharacterized protein — protein MTNYPNEISTLNSCRASRKCRTPNSQPKFAIESEEDASGDLSRRRVGHQYFSCTHRGLEVREQVCPYHRPGALVVILLPSATTHPYGLLVRWRRRYGRGSSWRRWRLWGWRWREEGGGGRRRTWRAVEDGRRRLALAAPGRARWRLAAPGRARRRLEHRRLGGWARWRLAAMDQWLRALDQRLAHERYEHRTSI, from the coding sequence ATGACCAACTATCCCAATGAAATATCAACACTAAACTCTTGCAGGGCAAGTAGGAAGTGCAGAACTCCGAACTCTCAACCAAAATTCGCTATAGAATCAGAAGAGGATGCGAGTGGGGACCTTTCCAGACGACGGGTCGGACACCAGTACTTTTCCTGCACGCACCGCGGCCTTGAAGTCAGAGAGCAGGTGTGCCCGTATCACCGCCCCGGCGCCCTCGTCGTCATCCTCCTCCCTTCGGCCACCACCCACCCCTACGGCCTGCTCGTACGATGGCGGCGGCGGTACGGGAGAGGCAGTAGCTGGCGGCGGTGGCGGCTTTGGGGGTGGCGgtggagggaggagggaggagggggccGGCGGCGTACCTGGAGGGCGGTGGAGGACGGCCGACGGCGTCTGGCTCTGGCGGCTCCTGGGCGCGCGCGATGGCGGCTGGCAGCTCCTGGGCGCGCACGACGGCGGCTGGAGCACAGGCGTCTGGGCGGCTGGGCGCGATGGCGTCTGGCGGCGATGGATCAATGGCTGCGCGCGTTGGATCAGCGGCTGGCCCACGAACGCTATGAGCATAGAACGTCCATATAG